The nucleotide sequence ATTTGCGTGCTGAACCGCAGCCGTCCACGTGCGATCGAATTGGCAGATCAATTTCAATGCGAAAGTGACGACTGGGAACAGTTGAATCAACGTTTGGTCGGCGCCGATTTGTTGATCGGCACCACATCGGCCGCTGAACCGATCGTCAGTGCGGCGACCTTTGCCCAGATCCATCCGCGGCGCCGAGGCAAAGTCTTATTGATTTTGGACCTGGCGGTGCCCCGCGATTTCGATCCGGGGATCGACGATTACTCCGGGGTGTATCTGTATCAGATCGATGACTTGGAAGCGGCCTGCACGCGAAACCGACGTGAACGCGAAAAGGAATGGCCCAAAGCAAAGAAGATCATCGCGGAAGAAACCGAACGTTTCTTTCACGACTTGAACCATCGTGCGACCGGTCCGGTGATCCGGCGGTTACGAAATCAAGCGTTGGAGATTAAAGACGATGAATTGGTACGTCTGAACAACAAGCTTCGGGAAATGGGAATCGAAGAAGCTGCGATCAAGGAGATCGACAAGTCCTTTGATCGTGTGGTCAACAAACTGTTGCACCCGCCCCTGGCATCGCTTCGGGACGATGCCGCCGAAGGCCACAGTCGCGGGTTGTTAGAAGCGCTGCGGCACCTGTTCAATCTTGGCGACGATTGACGCGGCGACGCGCCGTTGATTCGGCTGCGTGTCGCGGTCGTTCATGCCGGAGCGACGGTACTTATTCGGACCAGTCCTCATCATCTTCTGCGGACTCATCTTCGTCATCCTCCCAGTCGTCTGATTCGTCTTCCTCGTCCCAGTCTTCGTCGTCATCGTCGCCGACTTCTTCCCAGTCGTCGTCTAGATCATCTTCTTCGTCGTCGTCATCGGATGAATCTTCATCCTCGTCGTCATCGTCGTCTTCTTCATCCGCCCAATCATCGCTGAAATCATCGTCGTCGATTTCTTCATCGTCGTCGTCGTCGAAACCACCTTCGTACAACTCGTCTTCTTCATCTTCGATGACGGCGACGGGTGAAGCGGTGACGTCGGCCACATCATCATGGGCGAACGAATCGGAATCGGCCGCAGCTTGATCCGGCTGGCTGGTGGTGAATTCGATTGGGGATGCCATGGCGGTACTCACGACTGATTCCTTCGTTGATGTCGATGATTCGTCGAAGTTTGATTCGTGCGAAGGGGATTCGTTCGGTGTTGGATCGTTGGGATCCGAGGGCGGATCGTCGCGAACGGCCTGCCACTGAATTTTTGGCAAGTCGTCGGCGCCTGTCAGGCCAAAGAGTTGTAAAAAACGTTTGGTG is from Crateriforma conspicua and encodes:
- the hemA gene encoding glutamyl-tRNA reductase — encoded protein: MIGCSHHDASVEFREKVSVPADQIDAFLGAFRNRFPRGELVLLSTCNRVELYAASPDPSTLDRRAFADFVANQQRLNSDDVLHQMIHRSGPEAVEHLFTVAASLDSMVLGEAQILSQVKQAYQQANVFGSTGPLTHAVFQAANRAAKRVQQETTIHRRRVSVPSVAVGEVVPEVFDSLADKRVVLCGAGEMAGETLRYLKDAGARDICVLNRSRPRAIELADQFQCESDDWEQLNQRLVGADLLIGTTSAAEPIVSAATFAQIHPRRRGKVLLILDLAVPRDFDPGIDDYSGVYLYQIDDLEAACTRNRREREKEWPKAKKIIAEETERFFHDLNHRATGPVIRRLRNQALEIKDDELVRLNNKLREMGIEEAAIKEIDKSFDRVVNKLLHPPLASLRDDAAEGHSRGLLEALRHLFNLGDD